A single region of the Fimbriimonadaceae bacterium genome encodes:
- a CDS encoding cyanophycinase — protein sequence MFIASLLFVFAPAIISSESVDLEHLSPYGLAKPVVIVAKTMPEGVEKSEEATVLIAENDTAPDGFQFLKSANDTPSPGLIGIYIPSEAALKIEKRAITNVGTGNVLLRLAKSSTRETRSLLLSGRTRADYNEWRRAAMQRTLSDPWPPKQPDLPNVPKGTLVIVGGGGMPQDIAKRFIDAGGGEDGHFVVLPISMPDPINVEREAAFLTRMGAKNVTVIPDREKDKLEDPKTIEVLKKATGVWFGGGRQWNFIDAYEGTKLPQLFKDVLNRGGVIAGSSAGATIQGDYLVRGAPAGPQIMMCEGYERGLGFLPGVAIDQHFSARNRFGDMTALMKTYPQFLGIGLDEATAIVVQGSTAEVMGRGKVHFYDTRKPRKEGEPDYDAYPAGTFYDLKARKPIAK from the coding sequence ATGTTCATCGCCTCCCTCCTCTTTGTTTTCGCCCCCGCCATTATCTCCAGCGAAAGTGTTGACCTTGAACATCTGTCGCCCTATGGTCTTGCTAAACCCGTCGTGATCGTGGCAAAGACGATGCCCGAAGGAGTGGAAAAGAGTGAGGAAGCGACGGTTCTTATCGCCGAAAACGACACCGCTCCCGATGGCTTTCAGTTCCTCAAGTCCGCTAACGACACACCATCGCCTGGCCTCATCGGCATCTACATCCCTTCCGAAGCCGCCCTCAAGATCGAAAAGCGGGCGATCACCAACGTAGGGACAGGAAACGTCCTTCTTCGGCTTGCAAAGTCCAGCACACGCGAAACGCGAAGTCTTCTGCTGTCGGGCCGCACGCGGGCGGACTACAACGAGTGGCGCCGCGCCGCCATGCAAAGAACTCTCAGCGATCCTTGGCCCCCAAAGCAGCCAGACCTGCCCAACGTTCCTAAAGGCACCCTCGTCATCGTTGGCGGGGGAGGCATGCCCCAAGACATCGCCAAGCGCTTTATCGACGCTGGCGGTGGTGAAGATGGACACTTCGTCGTCCTCCCCATCTCCATGCCCGACCCCATCAATGTCGAGCGTGAAGCCGCATTTCTAACGCGAATGGGAGCAAAAAACGTGACCGTTATCCCCGACCGCGAAAAGGATAAGCTCGAAGACCCGAAGACGATTGAGGTGCTTAAAAAAGCAACCGGCGTCTGGTTTGGAGGCGGTCGGCAGTGGAACTTCATCGACGCCTACGAAGGCACCAAACTGCCACAACTCTTCAAGGACGTCTTAAACCGAGGCGGTGTCATCGCTGGCTCTTCGGCAGGGGCAACCATCCAAGGCGACTACCTTGTGCGCGGAGCGCCCGCAGGCCCGCAGATCATGATGTGCGAAGGCTACGAGCGAGGTCTTGGCTTCCTGCCCGGCGTCGCCATTGATCAGCACTTCTCCGCCCGCAACCGCTTCGGCGACATGACCGCACTGATGAAAACCTACCCCCAATTCCTCGGCATCGGCCTCGATGAAGCCACCGCGATTGTCGTCCAGGGCAGCACCGCCGAAGTCATGGGTAGGGGCAAAGTGCATTTTTACGACACCAGAAAACCCCGAAAAGAGGGAGAACCCGATTACGACGCCTATCCCGCCGGTACGTTCTACGATCTCAAAGCACGAAAGCCCATCGCCAAATAG
- the ppc gene encoding phosphoenolpyruvate carboxylase, protein MSGPFLGLNARQYGLSESLSRDIEILDAALGAVLEDQEGPEFVAQARQLVADPSAPLPEAPERILRLARAYTVVFQLINVAEQKEIVRINRVRRAEGRNESISEAIGWLKQQGKTAEEVETLLQEIWICPTLTAHPTEARRRAVLDKILRVALELAEEDAGEGCNLKDPLDATGRHTDRIRLALTQLWQTDEMRTTSLTVREEVRNALYFFERTIFEVVPWLYDDLARALRKHYPEKDWTIPNLIAYRSWVGGDRDGNPKVTPEVTWQTLLDHRQAILENHINALDRLRMQLTNSSRLVPVSERFEQVLAADIQETKVSTWIQERYAQERYVLKIHTMLARLRSMHTDLEELRKGHPHESLIGYSSAEAFADDLRLMMESFRENQGELAAEFGELPLLLRRVEVYGFHLATLDIRQHSEEHERAVSALLAAAGVTPAYSELSEADRVALLTQELANPRPLVPADFTTDDRVRNVLDVFDVIKRAKRLLSKDSIQAYVISMTHGISDILEVLLLAKEAGLVHVQPDGSLRSEIDSVPLFETVGDLERGGALMAELYAQPIYRSHLSSRGGCQEVMLGYSDSSKDGGYLAANWALYSAQSELAKASSEAGIKLRLFHGRGGTVGRGGGRANRAILSQPPGSFQGQVRFTEQGEVISFRYALRPIAHRHLEQIVNAVIIASARDAVSDPPEFHEAMRTISADARDAYRKMVYDDSDFWSFYSQATPIEFISLLTIASRPVFRPGKMLGGMSQLRAIPWNFAWVQSRHVLVGWYGMGTGLQGYANKPLLADMHSRWPFFRTVMDNAQLELVRAHLPTSRMYSARVQPVALGTRMQGDIEAEYGRSVESILELSGSQELLDSAKTVRATVEFRNPMVLPLNRMQVALMDRWADLPEDEQDGVWREAVLQTIAGLAAAMQSTG, encoded by the coding sequence ATGTCTGGACCCTTTCTTGGTTTGAATGCGCGGCAGTATGGGCTGTCGGAATCTTTGTCGCGGGATATTGAGATTCTCGACGCGGCATTGGGCGCTGTCTTGGAGGATCAGGAAGGGCCTGAGTTTGTGGCTCAGGCAAGGCAGTTGGTAGCTGACCCAAGCGCACCTCTCCCGGAAGCACCGGAGCGGATTTTGCGTTTGGCCCGGGCCTACACGGTCGTTTTTCAGCTCATCAACGTCGCCGAACAGAAGGAGATTGTGCGCATCAACCGGGTTCGCCGCGCGGAGGGCCGCAACGAGTCGATCTCGGAGGCGATTGGGTGGCTCAAGCAGCAGGGCAAAACCGCCGAGGAAGTCGAAACGCTCTTGCAAGAGATTTGGATTTGCCCGACTCTAACCGCTCACCCGACCGAGGCTCGACGCAGGGCCGTTCTCGACAAGATTTTGCGGGTGGCGCTGGAGCTTGCCGAGGAGGATGCGGGGGAGGGCTGTAACCTCAAAGACCCGCTGGACGCGACGGGGAGACACACCGACAGGATTCGGCTGGCTCTCACCCAGCTATGGCAGACCGACGAGATGCGCACCACCTCGCTCACGGTTCGTGAGGAGGTTCGGAACGCGCTTTACTTCTTTGAGCGGACGATTTTTGAAGTTGTGCCGTGGCTGTATGACGACCTTGCCCGCGCCCTCCGCAAGCACTATCCCGAAAAAGACTGGACAATTCCGAACCTGATTGCCTATCGGTCGTGGGTCGGCGGGGACCGCGATGGTAACCCCAAGGTCACGCCAGAAGTCACTTGGCAGACCTTGCTAGATCACCGTCAAGCGATCCTTGAAAACCACATCAACGCCCTCGACCGACTTCGGATGCAACTCACAAACAGCAGTCGGCTAGTCCCGGTGAGTGAGCGATTTGAGCAAGTTCTTGCCGCAGACATTCAAGAAACGAAAGTTTCGACTTGGATTCAAGAGCGATACGCACAAGAGCGGTATGTGCTGAAAATCCACACGATGTTGGCGCGACTACGGTCGATGCACACCGACCTTGAAGAGCTTCGAAAGGGGCACCCACACGAGAGCCTTATCGGATACAGCAGCGCCGAAGCCTTTGCCGACGACCTTCGACTGATGATGGAGAGCTTCCGCGAGAACCAGGGCGAGCTTGCCGCCGAGTTTGGCGAGTTGCCGCTGTTGCTTCGACGCGTCGAGGTTTATGGGTTCCATCTGGCCACGCTGGATATTCGACAGCACTCGGAAGAGCATGAGCGCGCGGTTTCGGCGTTGCTGGCTGCGGCGGGGGTGACACCCGCTTATTCCGAACTCAGCGAAGCGGACCGAGTGGCGCTTCTAACGCAGGAGCTTGCGAACCCGAGGCCGCTGGTTCCTGCCGATTTCACGACAGATGATAGGGTTCGGAACGTACTGGATGTGTTCGACGTGATCAAGCGGGCGAAGCGCCTACTCTCAAAGGACAGCATCCAAGCTTATGTCATCTCAATGACGCACGGGATCAGCGACATTCTTGAGGTTCTGCTTCTGGCAAAGGAGGCAGGTCTGGTCCATGTTCAGCCCGATGGGAGCCTGCGCAGTGAGATCGATTCGGTACCGCTTTTTGAGACGGTCGGCGATCTTGAGCGGGGAGGGGCGCTGATGGCTGAGCTTTACGCGCAACCGATCTATCGTTCGCATTTGAGCTCTCGGGGCGGCTGTCAGGAAGTCATGCTCGGCTATTCCGACTCCAGCAAAGACGGTGGCTACCTCGCCGCGAACTGGGCGTTGTACTCGGCGCAAAGCGAACTTGCAAAGGCGAGCAGCGAGGCTGGGATCAAACTACGGCTCTTTCATGGGCGCGGCGGAACAGTTGGGCGAGGAGGGGGCCGCGCGAACCGGGCCATCCTTTCTCAGCCACCAGGGTCGTTCCAAGGGCAGGTGCGCTTTACCGAGCAGGGTGAAGTGATCTCGTTCCGATACGCGTTACGGCCCATTGCGCATAGACATCTGGAGCAGATTGTCAACGCGGTGATCATCGCTTCGGCGCGAGATGCGGTTTCTGATCCGCCCGAGTTTCATGAGGCGATGCGAACGATCTCTGCCGATGCCCGAGACGCCTATCGAAAGATGGTTTACGACGATTCGGATTTTTGGAGCTTCTACTCTCAGGCCACGCCGATTGAGTTCATTTCACTCCTGACCATTGCGTCTCGTCCCGTTTTCCGTCCGGGCAAGATGCTTGGCGGGATGTCCCAGCTTCGGGCGATCCCGTGGAACTTTGCTTGGGTGCAGAGTCGACACGTGTTGGTCGGCTGGTATGGGATGGGCACGGGCTTGCAGGGGTATGCCAATAAGCCGCTGTTGGCGGACATGCACAGCCGGTGGCCGTTCTTCCGCACAGTCATGGACAACGCTCAGCTTGAGCTTGTACGGGCGCATCTACCAACGTCGCGAATGTATTCGGCACGGGTGCAGCCGGTGGCTCTTGGCACACGGATGCAAGGGGATATTGAGGCCGAATATGGACGGAGCGTGGAATCTATCTTGGAGCTTTCGGGTTCGCAGGAGCTGCTGGATAGTGCGAAAACGGTGAGGGCAACGGTGGAGTTTCGGAATCCGATGGTGTTGCCATTAAACCGAATGCAGGTGGCTTTGATGGACCGCTGGGCTGATCTGCCGGAGGATGAGCAGGATGGAGTTTGGCGTGAGGCGGTGCTGCAGACGATTGCAGGGCTAGCGGCGGCGATGCAGAGTACGGGGTAG
- a CDS encoding HAD family hydrolase — MVIFVDVDDTLVRSAGSKRMPMPGVVRHVRELKEQGAELYCWSSGGGEYARQSAQELGISDCFVAFLPKPEVMIDDQAVADWRRCITVHPSECAGRSVEDYQDAVAERSRSGL, encoded by the coding sequence ATGGTGATCTTTGTCGACGTTGACGATACGCTGGTGAGGAGTGCAGGCTCTAAGCGGATGCCAATGCCGGGAGTTGTGCGGCATGTCCGGGAGTTGAAGGAGCAGGGCGCGGAGCTTTACTGTTGGAGCAGTGGGGGCGGAGAGTATGCCCGGCAAAGCGCGCAAGAGCTTGGGATTTCAGACTGTTTTGTTGCGTTCTTGCCTAAGCCTGAGGTGATGATAGACGATCAGGCGGTGGCTGATTGGCGGCGGTGTATTACGGTGCATCCATCAGAATGCGCAGGCAGGAGCGTCGAAGATTATCAGGATGCAGTGGCAGAGCGATCACGAAGTGGATTGTAA
- a CDS encoding tRNA-dihydrouridine synthase family protein, which translates to MLNPKLPALVLAPMDGITDAPMRAFLGASGAFSYAVSEFVRVSVEPLPAKVFRREIPEICTGGRTETRMPVQVQILGGDPERMAISAVNACKAGATSIDINFGCPAPTVNRHDGGASLLRYPCRVRDVVSAVRDAVPAEVSVSAKLRLGWESIDEIYENATMAAEGGAAWLTIHARTKMQGYAPPVYYEPIGKVRESLGIPVVANGDIWSLDDFKRCQDMTGCLHFMIGRSALANPSLPHQIAVELGIAGPRSVVFAEQEPDWISLFGVFLEFTEKYCGAAPKRELSRLKQWLKLASSYGSFRHFDTVKYSQTLEELFEQLRAVDCASESEPLLAVV; encoded by the coding sequence ATGCTTAACCCCAAACTCCCGGCCCTGGTTCTCGCTCCGATGGACGGCATCACCGATGCCCCCATGCGGGCGTTCTTGGGTGCGTCGGGAGCGTTTTCGTATGCGGTTTCCGAGTTTGTCCGGGTGAGCGTTGAGCCTTTGCCTGCCAAGGTGTTCCGACGGGAGATCCCCGAGATTTGCACGGGCGGCAGAACGGAAACTAGAATGCCGGTACAGGTTCAAATCTTGGGCGGTGATCCCGAGCGGATGGCGATTTCGGCGGTGAATGCCTGCAAAGCAGGGGCCACATCCATCGATATCAACTTCGGGTGTCCCGCCCCAACGGTCAACCGCCATGATGGCGGCGCATCTTTGCTGAGGTATCCGTGCCGGGTGCGGGATGTCGTGTCGGCGGTCCGGGATGCGGTTCCGGCTGAGGTTTCGGTTTCGGCAAAGCTGAGGCTGGGCTGGGAGTCGATTGACGAAATTTATGAGAACGCGACGATGGCGGCTGAAGGAGGTGCGGCTTGGCTGACGATTCATGCCCGAACGAAGATGCAGGGGTATGCCCCACCCGTGTATTACGAACCGATTGGGAAGGTTCGGGAAAGCCTTGGCATTCCGGTTGTGGCGAACGGGGACATTTGGTCGCTTGACGACTTTAAGCGGTGTCAGGACATGACCGGCTGTCTGCACTTTATGATCGGGCGGAGCGCGCTGGCGAACCCGTCACTGCCGCATCAGATTGCGGTTGAGCTTGGGATTGCGGGACCGAGGTCGGTGGTTTTTGCCGAGCAAGAGCCGGATTGGATCAGCCTGTTTGGGGTGTTTCTCGAGTTTACAGAGAAGTATTGTGGGGCGGCGCCCAAGCGGGAGCTTTCCCGGCTGAAACAGTGGCTAAAGCTGGCCAGCAGCTACGGCAGCTTCCGACATTTTGATACGGTGAAGTATTCGCAGACGCTGGAGGAATTGTTTGAGCAGTTGCGGGCAGTCGATTGCGCGTCCGAGTCGGAACCGTTGCTCGCGGTGGTGTAG
- a CDS encoding redoxin domain-containing protein, which translates to MLAALFMTVLAQTPAKIEVGKPIPDVAIQDMNGKTVRLSQFRGKKLILFNWASW; encoded by the coding sequence ATGCTTGCCGCCCTTTTCATGACCGTTCTCGCGCAGACCCCGGCGAAGATCGAGGTCGGGAAGCCGATCCCCGACGTTGCCATCCAGGACATGAACGGCAAGACCGTTCGCCTCTCCCAGTTCCGAGGGAAAAAGCTGATCCTCTTCAATTGGGCCTCGTGGTGA
- a CDS encoding glycoside hydrolase family 43 protein, with amino-acid sequence MTPQSSGNPLFPGWWADPEIHVFDGRYYIYPTFSAAYEDQTFFDVWSSSDLTGWRNEGRILDFANVPWSTNRAAWAPSVTYKNGPYFLYFSAGDGAGIGVAQAEHPAGPFFDVLGKPLIEEYHHGAQPIDAHAFIDDDGKAYLYYGGWKHAVVVELGEDMVSTVGEFREITPENYVEGPFMLKRNGVYYFMWSEGGWGDPSYSVAYARSDSPFGPFVREGVVLKSDPEVATSAGHHSVLQIPGTDEWVICYHRRPLTESARDHRVVCLDWMEFDEQGRILPVKLTKTGVSPRPLVR; translated from the coding sequence ATGACGCCCCAATCTTCCGGCAATCCCCTGTTTCCTGGCTGGTGGGCCGACCCCGAAATCCACGTATTCGACGGTCGATACTATATCTATCCAACCTTTTCTGCGGCCTACGAGGATCAAACGTTCTTCGACGTTTGGTCGTCCAGCGATCTCACTGGTTGGCGTAATGAGGGCCGCATTCTTGACTTTGCAAATGTGCCTTGGAGTACCAACCGTGCAGCATGGGCTCCGTCCGTTACATACAAGAATGGCCCATATTTCCTTTACTTTTCCGCCGGTGACGGAGCCGGCATAGGGGTCGCCCAAGCGGAGCATCCTGCCGGACCGTTCTTCGATGTCCTCGGCAAGCCGCTCATCGAGGAGTATCACCACGGCGCACAGCCTATCGACGCTCATGCCTTCATTGATGACGACGGCAAAGCCTATCTGTACTACGGTGGCTGGAAGCATGCAGTCGTGGTTGAACTGGGTGAGGACATGGTGTCGACCGTTGGGGAGTTCCGAGAGATCACACCCGAGAACTATGTCGAAGGGCCGTTCATGCTCAAACGCAACGGCGTGTACTACTTTATGTGGTCAGAAGGGGGTTGGGGCGATCCTTCTTACAGCGTGGCGTATGCTCGGTCAGATTCCCCATTCGGACCGTTCGTGCGAGAGGGGGTTGTGCTGAAGAGTGACCCTGAAGTTGCCACCAGCGCCGGGCACCACTCGGTTCTTCAAATCCCTGGAACCGATGAATGGGTGATTTGCTACCATCGACGTCCGCTCACCGAGTCGGCAAGGGACCATCGTGTGGTTTGTCTGGACTGGATGGAGTTTGATGAGCAGGGCAGAATCCTCCCCGTCAAACTTACAAAGACGGGAGTCTCACCCCGCCCCCTCGTGCGGTAG